One part of the Mustela erminea isolate mMusErm1 chromosome 11, mMusErm1.Pri, whole genome shotgun sequence genome encodes these proteins:
- the PDK4 gene encoding pyruvate dehydrogenase kinase, isozyme 4, giving the protein MKAVRFVMRSAGSLSSAGLVPREVEHFSRYSPSPLSIKQLLDFGSENACERTSFAFLRQELPVRLANILKEIDILPDRLVNTSSVQLVKSWYIQSLMDLVEFHEKSPEDQKVLSDFVDTLIKVRNRHHNVVPTMAQGIIEYKDGCTVDPVTNQNLQYFLDRFYMNRISTRMLMNQHILLFSDSQTGNPTHIGSIDPNCDVAAVVQDAFECSKMLCDQYYLTSPELKLTQVNGKSPGEPIHIVYVPSHLHHMLFELFKNAMRATVEHQENWPSLTPIEVTVVLGKEDLTIKISDRGGGVPLRIIDRLFSYTYSTAPTPVMDNSRNAPLAGFGYGLPISRLYAKYFQGDLNLYSMSGYGTDAIIYLKALSSESVEKLPVFNKSAFKHYQMSIEADDWCIPSKEPKNLAKEKVAL; this is encoded by the exons ATGAAGGCGGTCCGCTTCGTGATGCGCAGCGCCGGCTCGCTGAGCAGCGCCGGCCTGGTGCCCCGCGAGGTCGAGCATTTTTCACGCTACAGCCCGTCCCCGCTGTCCATAAAGCAGCTCCTGGACTTTG GTTCAGAAAATGCATGTGAAAGAacttcttttgcatttttgagGCAAGAATTGCCCGTGAGGCTAGCCAATATCCTGAAGGAAATTGATATCCTCCCTGATCGATTAGTCAATACCTCTTCAGTGCAATTAGTTAAAAGCTG GTATATCCAGAGCCTGATGGATTTGGTGGAATTCCATGAGAAAAGCCCAGAGGACCAGAAAGTATTATCAGA TTTTGTAGATACTCTCATCAAAGTTCGAAATAGACACCACAATGTAGTTCCGACCATGGCACAAGGAATCATAGAATATAAAGATGGCTGTACAGTTGACCCAGTCACCAATCAAAATCTTCAGTATTTCTTGGATCGATTTTACATGAACCGTATTTCTACCCGGATGCTGATGAACCAGCATA ttCTTCTATTTAGTGACTCACAGACAGGAAACCCAACTCACATTGGAAGCATTGATCCAAACTGCGATGTGGCAGCCGTGGTCCAAG ATGCCTTTGAGTGTTCAAAGATGCTTTGTGACCAGTATTATTTAACATCTCCAGAATTAAAGCTCACACAAGTAAATG gaaaatctCCAGGCGAACCAATTCACATTGTTTATGTACCTTCTCACCTTCATCATATGCTCTTTGAACTATTCAAG AATGCAATGAGGGCAACCGTGGAACACCAGGAAAACTGGCCTTCCCTTACGCCAATTGAAGTGACTGTGGTCTTGGGAAAAGAAGATCTGACAATCAAG atttcgGACAGAGGCGGTGGCGTTCCCCTGAGGATCATTGACCGTCTCTTTAGCTACACGTACTCTACCGCACCGACCCCCGTGATGGATAATTCCCGCAATGCTCCTCTG GCTGGTTTTGGTTATGGCTTGCCAATTTCTCGTCTCTATGCCAAGTACTTTCAAGGAGATCTGAATCTCTACTCTATGTCGGGATATGGAACCGACGCCATCATCTACTTAAAG GCTTTATCTTCAGAATCTGTAGAAAAACTCCCAGTCTTTAACAAATCAGCCTTCAAACACTATCAGATGAGCATCGAGGCTGACGACTGGTGTATCCCAAGCAAGGAACCAAAGAACTTGGCAAAGGAGAAAGTGGCTCTGTGA